The DNA sequence CAGCATGGTGCCGACTCCGAGTGACAGGGAAAAGAAAGCCTGGCCGAGGGCGCTGAGGATCAATTTTGGATCACCGATGCGGCTGAAATCCGGGATCAGGTAGAGTTTGAGCCCATCGACTGCGCCGGGCTGGGTGAGCACATAAACGATCAGAAAAACCATCATTGCCAGCAGAGCCGGCATTAACCGACATGACCATTTTTCGATGCCGTGCTCAACGCCGGAACTGATAACCGCGCAGGTAACAACCAGAAAAATCGCGCAGAACAGTAGGTTTCTGGGTGCGCTGAAAGCAGTGAGCCAGTTGGCCAATCCCGGCAGTCCGCTGAGGTTGACCATCGGTTCCAGCAGATAGGCGAGCATCCAGCCGGCCACAATGCTGTAAAAGCTGAGGATCAGCGCGGCGACAATAATGCCGTAAAAACCCGTCAGTTTTCCCAGCAATCTGGCGTTTTTTCCAGGAGATATGATTTGCAGTGCAGAAACCATATTGGCGCGGGTATGACGACCGATAATCAATTCGGCCATGAGTGCCGGGTAGGCCAGGCAAAACGCCAGCAGGAAATACACCAGTACAAAGGCACCGCCGCCATTCTCGGCGGCATTGGTGGGAAATCCCCAGATATTCCCCAACCCCACTGCCGACCCCGAGGCCGCCAGAATAAAGCCAATACGGGATGAGAACTGCCCGCGGGGGGAAGACATGGCAATCACTCGTGTTGAGCGTTGAGTTCTGACGACCGAAGTTGCCGTCTTGCTGGGATGTTAGTCATTCAGCAGCACTATTTTACCGGTGTGTGAAAACCCTTCCATCCGTTGATGGGCCGCGACCGCGTCCTCCAGCGCCATCACCCGATCAATAACAGGCAGGATCCGGTGTGCTGTCACAAAGTCGATCATGGCGGCAAACTCTGCATTGCTGCCCATGGTCGTACCCTGTATACGGATTTGTCGGAAGAAAAGTTTAGCCAGTTCCAACCCTTTGGCCGGGTTGCCAAGGGTGGCACCAAAGAAGACCAGTCGCCCACCGGGTAACAAACTATCCAGCAGGCTGTTGAGCGCGTCGCCGCCAGCGCTGTCGATCACTGTGTGAAAGCCGCCGGATTGTTGCCGAAGTTTTTTATAGCACGCTGGATCCCGGTAATTTTCGCCACCGGTTACCCCCATGACTTTGGCGTGAGCCAGCTTCTCATTGCTGCCACTGCTGACATAGACTTCGGCGCCGAGATTAAGGCACCAGAGAACGGCAAAGGTCGAAACACCGCTGCCGGCACCGGTAATCAATACCCGATGACCGGGCTGTACATCTCCCTGGGTGGTAACGGCACGCCAGGCAGTCAGTCCCGCCAGCGGAATAGCGGCTGCCTGTGGCCAGTCGAGGTGGGCAGGTTTTGGGTAAACATCGCTCGCCGCAACACAGATGTATTCGGCGAAAGTGCCCTGGTCCGGCATACCCAATACCCGAAAATCCGGGCCGTAGTGGCGCTGTTCCGGGCCCCAGTTTTTGGCAGGGTATATCACCACCTGCTGTCCCAACAGCTCGTTCTGGACACCCTCCCCCAGTTCATCGATAACCCCTGCACCGTCAGAGCCGGGAACACAGGGTAACTCTATTTTTGGGTACTTACCCTGTGTGATCCAGAGGTCGCGGCGGTTCAGCGCACTGGCAGCCAGTTTTACACTTACTTCACCCGGCCCAGGGGCTTTTCGTTCAATGTCACGCAGCGTCAGCTTTTCAGGTCCACCAAGACTGTCGAGTACCACTGCCTTCATGTTAGCTCTCCATTGTTCGCAGGCGAAAACAGATCCCTGATCGGTAATCGCGTTGCCTGCGATTTTGACCATGGATACCGACTACACCGCATTGATACTAACATGTCATTATGGGCAGGGAGTGTAAACAGTTGTGACAGTCATCCTGACTGATTTGCAGGTCGGATGGTTAAGAAATCGAGTCATATCGCAATACTTAAAAAAGGGGAATAGTGATGTATAAAAATATTCTGGTTCCGACGGATTTGACGGATAAAAATGAGCCCGCTATCCGGGAAGCACTGTCGATGGCTTTCCAGTCCGGCGGCCAGCTACACCTGCTACATGTGCTGGAGAAGCTGGGTGGTGAAACCGATGGAGAGCTGGAAGCTTTTTACCAGAAGCTTGCCAGTCAGGCCGACGAAACCCTGACGCGTTGGCAGCAACATTTTCAGTCAGAGTTTCCCGGCGTGCCAATCGAGAAATTGATAGCAGTGGGTAAGCGCGCCCCCGAAATCATCCATTATTGTAGAGAAGTGAAGATAGACCTGATTGTGATGGCGGCCCGAATCATCAAGCCGGAACAGCAGTCTTTTGGCACCCTGAGCCATCAAGTCGCCCTGTTCGCGCCAGTATCCGTATTGATGGTTCGCTGAAACGCCTTTTGCGTCCTTCTTGTGTTCAGGGAGAGCCAGCCACAGCGACCCTTGAAATTCAGATTGCCGTACCTACATAAGCCATGTGGGCGTCACGTCTCTTGCAGAGTGCATGCCCACGACCATTACTTTTTATATTGCTTCTAATGGAGGATATGTTATGGCAACTGTTGACCTGACCCCGCTGTATCGCAGCACAATCGGTTTTGATCGTCTTGAACCGTTGCTGGAAACTGCGTTGCGCACTGAGCAGACCTCGACGGTATACCCGCCCTACGATATTGAGGTGCTCGATGAAAACCGTTATGCCATCACCATTGCAGTGGCTGGCTTTGATCGCGCCGAACTGGATATCCAGGTGGAGAAAGGTGTGCTGACTGTGTATGGCAAAAAAGCGAGTGACAAGACCTCCCGCAATTACCTGCATCAGGGGATTGCCCGGCGCGCCTTCGAACGCAAATTCAACCTTGCGGATCATGTTGAAGTGACATCTGCGGATCTCAACAATGGCCTGCTGACCATCAGCCTGCTCAAGGAAATTCCGGAGGCCATGAAACCAAGAACCATCCCGATCAGTGACGGTGGGAATGTGTTTGAGAATAGCGATAACAGTAGCCAGGCGGCCTGAACAAGTGGGGCGGCAGGGTAATTGCCGCCCCGCTCACTAAAAATACTTGGGAATTATTTTTTCCAAACCGTGTCCCACAACACTGTCAGGGTCGAGAGCGTAGCTGATCGGACCGGTGGCAAGACAAGTGGTTCAATGATCAAGCAAGTAAAAGTAAACGGGTTGGGCACTGTTATTGGACAGTCAGGCCTTCGGTAATCCTCAGGAGTTTTTAGCATGCATCAGTTCAGACATTTCATGCTCGCGGTATCCATGTTGTTGGTGGTTGGTTTTACCCAGGCGGCGCTACCGCTGCACGATGGCTCAGACAGGGAGCTGCCCTCGCTGTCGCCAATGCTGAAGAGTGTCAGTCCGGCAGTTGTCAATATCGCGACATTTTCCAGCCAGCAGGCTACGAACAACCCCTTGATGAACGACCCCTTTTTCCGGCATTTTTTCAATGCGCCGGACCCCCGTCAGCAGCGCCAACAGCCGCCCAGAAAACGCCAGCAAAGCGCGGGTTCGGGGGTGATAGTCAATGCCGATGACGGCATTGTGATGACCAATTATCACGTGATCAAAGGTGCAGATGAAGTCCAGGTATCCATGGAAGATGGCCGTTCGTTTACCGCCAAGGTCAGAGGTTCCGACCCCGAGTTGGACATCGCCATTTTGCAGATTGAGGCCGATAACCTGGCTGAAGTACCACTGGGTGATTCCGGCAAACTGGAGGTCGGCGACTTTGTCGTGGCCATCGGCAGCCCGTTTGGGCTCGGACAGACCGTGACAACCGGTATCGTCAGTGCGTTGGATCGCACCGGTCTCGGTATTGAAGGCTATGAAAATTTCATACAGACAGATGCTTCCATCAACCCCGGCAATTCCGGTGGTGCACTGGTCAGTCTGCGCGGGGAGCTGGTGGGAATTAATACTGCGATTCTGGCACCAGCCGGTGGCAATATCGGCATTGGCTTTGCTATTCCTATCAATATGGCCAAAGCCAGTATGGATCAGATACTCGAATATGGCGAAGTGAAGCGCGGTCAGCTGGGTATTGGTATCCAGGATATTACGCCCGAGTTGCGCGAAGCCTTCAATCTCGAGAACGGCCAGCGAGGCGTGCTGGTGACCGGTGTTAGTGACGACTCCACTGCCAAGAAGGCTGGCGTGCAGGCAGGGGATGTGATTATTGCCGTCGATGGTGAAGCGACCAACTCTTCCGGACAGCTACGCAGCCAGATCGGCATCAAATCCATTGGTGACGAAGTGCGACTCACCTACATTCGCGATGGCAAGGTGAAAAAAGTTGATATTGAGGTGGGTGAGCCACAGCAATTGACGTCCACCACGGGTGAATTGCACAAGCTGCTGGAAGGTGCCCGCTTTGAAAACAACCCGGATGGTGAGGGTGTACTGGTGTCGGGCTTATCACCGAACTCGGTAGCTGCCTATAACGGTTTGCGCCCCGGTGATGTGATTCTGGGTGCCAACCGGCAGCGCGTCACCAACCTAGATAGCTTCAAAAAAGCGCTTTCCCTGAGCAAGCAGTCCGTCCTGCTCCATGTCAACAGGAATGGCAACTCCCTCTACCTGGTGATCCGCTAGCGTTCCATATTATCCGGTGGGCCTGTCTCTTGCAGGCATCACCGGATACCTTGCCTGCCATGAAAAATCCCTTTGCCTGTGCCGGTTACATTCATTTGTCATGCAATGATCGATTTAACAGTTATTCAGTCAAAACCAGAGTAGGATGAAAGTGTTCCCTGAGTGGCCAGTCGATATCGGTATGTAAGCCACGTTTCTACTATCTTCAAAGTATCCGCGCACTCAGGTTTGCAGCGGTCGATTCTTTTCAATAGGGAGTTCAAGTATGAATAATCAATCCGTTAGGCAACTGGTCTGCTATATACTGGTTTCCATGGTGATGTTCGCTGGGCTGGTGAGTCAGTCCCATGCGGTGATGGTGGGTACCGATACGGTTGCCGCTGAGGTTTCTTCCGATCTGGGTCGTGAAGAAATCAAAGACCTTCTGGCTCGTCAGGATGTATCCGATAAACTGACCAGCCTGGGTGTTGATATTGCCGATGTCAGTGATCGGGTGGACTCAATGAGCGACGCGGAGGTCGCCGAGCTGAACCAGCAGATGGCCGACCTGCCTGCAGGCGGTGTTCTGGGTACAATCGCATTGGTATTGTTGATCCTGATTCTGCTTGATGTTGCCGGGGTGACCGATATCTTCCCCGGTGTCTGAAATTGATTCACAGTAATCTGGTCCTTCAAAAACACGCGATGATCTCGCGTGTTTTTTTTCTGTGTTCTGTTCTGCTTTCCGGGTGTGTCAGTACACCCCAGACAGACCAGCTGTTGGCTGGACAAGCGGAAGATAGCTCCCGGCATGTATCCCACATCATAGAGGGGGTGCCTTTTTTTCCGCAAAACGATTATCACTGTGGTCCCGCTGCTCTCGCCACGGTGCTCTCTGCCTCTGGGCTTTCCACCGTAGTGCCCGACGATCTGGTGAGCAAGGTGTATGTGCCCGACAGAAAGGGCAGCTTTCAGGTAGAAATGCTGGCTGCTGCCAGATCCTATGGACGAATCCCCTATATTATCGAACCCCGTCTCGAGCATCTGATCGGTGAAGTGCAGGCCGACAACCCGGTGTTGGTGTTACAAAATCTGGGCGTCAGCTGGTATGAGGTCTGGCATTACGCAGTCGTGGTTGGGTACGACCTGAGCAGTGAAAAACTGGTGATGCATTCCGGTGAGAAGAAGCGGCGCATGACCAGGCTGGGGGTGTTTGAACAAACCTGGCAACGCAGTGATTACTGGGGTGTGATTCTGCTGAAACCGGGGAAGTTGCCCCGGCAGGTGGACGAACAGAAATACTTCCTTTCGGTGATCGACTTTGGGCGCAACAATCCTGCAGTAGACGTGGAAAAAGCCTACCAGGCGGGGCTGGAACGCTGGCCGAACAGCAAGATATTCGGGTTTGCCCTGGCCAACCTGCACTACGATATGGGCAAATTGCCGGAGGCGCTTGCCGGGTATCGCCGGTTACTCACCGTCGCCCCGGATTTTGCCCCCGCCTATAACAATCTCGCCCAATTGCTCTTTGAACTCGGTGAACACACCGAGGCGATTGCCATGGCTGAACAGGCAGTGGCCCTGGGGGGGCCACACGCATCAATGTATCAGAAGACCCTCGACGCACTTCGGCAGTGATCCGCCCGATTTATTCTGCGGGTACATGGAATTTGCTGGTGCGTGACAGTTTTCTGAACAGCACATAGAAAATCGGGGTAAAAAACAACCCGAAAAACGTTACGCCGAGCATGCCGGAGAAAACCGCAACCCCGATGTCGCTGCGCATTTCGGAACCTGCGCCGGTGGACAGTACCATCGGGACTACACCCATGATGAATGCGAAGGACGTCATCAGAATTGGCCGCAACCGCATCCGGCTTGACGTCACCGCAGCGTGCCAGGTGTCCATGCCCTTGTGCTCCAGCTCCCGGGCAAACTCCACGATCAGAATGGCGTTTTTGCTGGCCAGGCCCGCCAGCACGAACAGGCTGATCTGGGTGAAAATATTGTTGTCGCCACCGGTCAGCCACAGGCCGGCCACCGCCGACAATACCGACAGTGGCACAATACTGATCACCACCAACGGCAGCACCAGGCTTTCGTACTGTGCGGCCAGCACGAGAAAGACCAGCAACAGGCACAGGGGGAAAATAAAGATGGCGGTATTGCCACTCAGTACCTGCTGGTAGGTCAGGTCCGTCCACTCAAAGGTCATGCCCAGTGGCAACACCCTGTCAAGAATTTTGCTGATGGCATCCTGAGCTTGACCACTGGAATAGCCGGGTGCCGCGTCACCATTCATATCTGCCGCCAGATAGCCGTTGTAGCGAATGGCGCTTTCCGGACCGTAACTCTCTTTCATTTCCAGCACGCTGCCCAGCGGTACCATCTCCCCCCGGTCATTTTTCACTTTCAGGTTCAAGGCATTTTCAGGGCTGGTGCGGTATTCGGCATCCGCCTGGGCAATAACCTGGTAGGTGCGACCGAAACGGTTGAAATCATTCACATACAGCGAGCCGAGGTAGACCTGCATGGTATCGAAGATTTCCTTGATATCCAGGCCGAGCTGTTTGGCTTTGGTCCGGTCAAGATCGGCGTATAGCTGGGGGACATTGATCTTGTAGTTGGAATAGACATTGACCAGTGCCGGGTCCTGCCATGCGGCCTGTTGAACATTGTCTACAACCGCGGCCAGCTGCTCATAGCCAAGATTGGCGCGATCCTCGATCTGCAGTTTGAATCCGCCGGTGGTGCCGAGGCCCATGACCGGCGGTGGTGGGAAAATCGCAATGAACGCCTCATTGATACCGGCGTATTGCATTTGCAGGCGTTCGGCGATGGCCGCGGCGGACAGTTCGGGCGAATTGCGCTGGTCAAAGTTTTCCAGCGTGACAAAGACGATGCCGGCACTGGCGCTATTGGTAAAGCCGTTCACCGAAAGGCCGGGGAACTGTACCGCATTGGCGACACCCTCTTCGGCCATGGCAATGCTGCCCATTTCCCGGATGACGGCTTCCGTGCGGGCCAGGGACGCACCATCGGGCAGCTGCGCGAAACTGATCAGGTACTGCTTGTCCTGGGGCGGGACAAATCCCTTCGGCAGACCGCTGAAGCCAATAGCGGTCACGCCGATCAATACCAGATAAACCGCAAAAGACGTGGTTTTATGGCTCAGCAAATCAGCGATGGATGTGGAGTAGGCGCTGGACGATTTTTTGAAGCCCCGGTTGAACAACCGGAAGAAGCCGCCAAACAATTTGTCCATGATCCTTGTCAGGCGATCTTTGGGCGCATCCTGGCTTTTCAGTAGCAGCGCCGCGAGGGCAGGGCTCAGCGTCAGAGAGTTGAAAGCCGAGATGGTGGTTGAGATGGCAATGGTCAGGGCGAACTGCTTGTAGAATTGGCCGGTCAGCCCACTGATAAAGGCAATCGGCACAAATACAGCCACCAGAGTGAGCGAGATCGCGATAATCGGCCCACTGACTTCCTGCATGGCTCGATAAGTGGCCTCACGGGGATCCAGTCCCTCGGAAATATTGCGCTCGACGTTCTCCACCACCACGATGGCGTCGTCCACCACGATGCCAATGGACAACACCAGCCCGAACAGTGACAGGGTATTAATGGAAAAGCCGAACAGCCACATCAGGGCGAAGGTGCCGATAATCGACACCGGCACAGCCAGCAGCGGAATAATTGAGGCACGCCAGGTCTGGAGGAAGACCACGACCACAATCACCACCAGCAGCAGGGCTTCCAGCAGGGTTTTCACCACAGCCTTGATCGAGTCCTTGACGAATACCGTGGGATCGTAGACCACCTCGTAATCGAGGCCCTCGGGAAACAGCGGCTTCAGTGCCTCCATGGTGCGGCGCACCTCATCGGAGATGGCGATGGCATTGGCGCCAGGTGCCTGAAAAATCGGGATCGCCACAGCGGGTTTGTTATCCAGCATGGCATTGAGGTTGTAATCGGCAGCTGCCATCTCAATGCGTGCGACATCTCTGAGTCGGGTGATCTGACCACTATTGCCGGCATGCACGATGATGTCGGCGAATTCCTCCGGGGTTTCCAATCGCCCCATGGCATTGACGGGCAGTTGCACATCCACCGGCTCGGCCATGGGCGCGCCGCCGATGATGCCCGCTGCCACCTGCACATTCTGTTCCCGGATCGCCGCAATTACTTCATTGGCCGAGAGGTTGCGCTCGGCAATTTTCTCCGGGTCGAGCCAGATACGCATTGCATAGTCGCCGGAGCCAAACAGGCGCACCGTGCCAACCCCATTGACCTTGGCCAGCTCGTCCTTGACATGCATCAGCGCATAGTTGCGCAGGTAGAGCTCATCGTAGCGCTGATCCGGTGATACCAGGTGGACCACCAGGGTGAGATCCGGCGAACTTTTCACGACCGTTACCCCGAGCTGCCGCGTCACTTCCGGCAAGCGGGGCAGGGCCTGGGATATCCTGTTCTGTACCATCTGTTGGGCTAGATCGGGGTCGGTCCCTATTTTGAAGGTGACGGTCAGGGTCATCCGCCCATCTGAGGTGGCCTGGGAAGACATGTAAAGCATGTTTTCCACGCCGCTGAGTTGCTCCTCAAGCGGCGTCGCCACTGACTCGGCAATGACTTTGGGATTGGCGCCGGGAAAAGAAGCATTCACTACCACTGAAGGCGGTGTTACCTCGGGGTATTCGGAAATCGGCAACTGAAACATCGCCAGCAGACCGGCGATCATCACCATCAGGGAGAGTACACCGGCGAAGATCGGTCGATCTATAAAAAATCTGGAAATATTCATGGCGGTCCTTCAGGGGAATATTGAGACTATTCAGCTGTTGTGTCGGCAGCCTCGGGTTGGGCAGGTGTGGGATCGACCGGCATTCCCGGCCGAATGTGGGCGAGTCCGTTGATGACTACCTGATCGTCAGGTTGCAACCCGCTCAACACAACCCGTTGCCCTTTGTGATACTGACCCAGGGTGACTTCGCGGTAGGCGGCGATATGGTCTTCGCCGACCACATAGACAAACTTCTTGTCCTGATTGGTGCCCACAGCGCCAGTGGGAATCAGCAATACCTCCACTTCGGTGGCTGCACCGAGTTGAACATTGGCGTACATGCCGGGTGTCAGGGCCCCGTCGGTATTATCAAAGATGGCCCGCGCCCGGATGGTTCCGCTGGAAATATCCAGTTGATTATCGAACGCATGGACTTTGCCCCGGTAAACCCGGTCGTCGTTCGCCAGTGTCAGTTCTACCGGCATCGCCGCGGTATTACCGGTGGTCCGGATTGATTGCAGATAGGTTTGCTCGTCCACATTGAATTCGGCATACAACTGCTGGTTGGATACCAGTGTTGCCAGTACGGGCGCACTGGCACCGGCTTCCACCAAGTTGCCGACGGTGAGCTCTGCACGGCTTATCCGGCCTGAAAAAGGCGCCTTGATATGCGCATACTGGAGATCCAGCTCCGTTCTTACCACGGTGCTTTCCGCCTCCTGTATCATCGCGCTGGCTACCTGGTATTCATTTTTCGCCGAATCATAAATGCTGTCCGACACCAGTTTCCGCCCGACCAGCTTGCTGGCCCGTGCCAGTTCGTCTCGCGCCAGGGTGGTGCGGGACTCTGCAGAGGCAAGTTGTGCTTTTGCCTGTTGCACGGCGGCCTGGTAGGGCCGGGGGTCGATCACAAACAGTAGTTCACCCCGTTCGACCAGTTGACCATCCTGAAACAGCACCTGCTGAATCTCGCCGCTTACCCGGGGTTTTATCTCGGCAGTATTTACTGCGGTCAGGCGTCCGGCAAAGCGTGTCCAGAGGCGAACGGATTCCAGCGCCACCGCTGTAACTGGAACCTGTCTCGCAGGTGGTGCACCTGTTGCCGTCTTGTCACTGGAATGGCTCTGGTGAGGGAATGCGGCGTAATAGAGGGTCGCCAGCAGGGTCAACAGTACAGTGGCTGTTGCGCCCGCAGCAACGCGAGGGCGCCTTTTGCCGGATGTGTCAGGCATGGTTGAGCTCCAGATTTTGAGGTATTAAACGGCTTCCTGTTGCCGAAAAAGGCGATTTGTTCTTGAATATGGCAGCTTACATACCGGTCGGTATGTCAGTCAATTGCTGAAATCAAAATAGGCTGGCTGGGGCATCGTTTTGTATTTGAGTAATTTATAGATATATTTCAACCGGTAAGCGCAGTTACACCATCGTGGGTTTTCAGACGGCAGCGGTGTCAGGGGTTTTGCCAGCTGGCATGGGTTGCTGGGCAAACCGTTAGGTATCTATACTGTGAAGCCTGACGTTAACCTGAAAGATACCTGATATGTCGTTAACCGAAACCCGGGAGCGCCTGCTGGAAACAGCGCTTGAGCTGATCTGGCAGAGTAATTACAACAGTGTCGGTGTGAATGAAATCTGCAAACAGGCGGGCGTCACCAAGGGTGCCTTTTACCACCACTTTGATTCGAAGGCGGCACTGTTCTGTGAGGCTACAGCCTATTACTGGCAAGTGATAAAAAGTGATCTTGATGCGGTTTTTTCACCGGTCAACACCCCGCTTGAGCAACTTGAAAATCTGGTGCATTTTCTGTTTGTGGCGAAGATGGGTAACGATCGTGCGGGTATCCGGGGCTGCCCTTTTTACAATGCCGGGGCACAGATTGGCTCCGGTGACGAGAAGGTGATCGAAGCGCTCCAGCTACTTTCGCAAACTGCGGTAAAATACAACCTGTCACTGGTAAAGGCCCTGCAGTTAGCGGGTTGTCTTGATGACGGTGTGGATGCCGAGCAAACCGCCAGATTGCTCTATCATTACATCCACGGCGTGCTCAGCTATGCCCAGGTGCACAGTGATGACGAGGAAATCAAACGTGATCTGCCCACCGGTCTCTACCGCTTGCTGGCACTGAAAACGGACTACTGGTTTAGCACCAGACCCACCTGGGAGCCACAGCCGGGGGTTTCCCCTCTTGTCGGCGAGATACTGTTGCCAAGACTCAGATAGCCGCGTTCGGTTATACAAAAACCGGGATGGACTCCATATGACCGACCAGTTGTGGCCGGTATTCCCAGTGAGCCTCAATGGTATTCTGGGTGAGCACATCGCCGGGTTTTCCCTGTGCGGATAATCTTCCTTCCTTCATCAATACACAATGGTCGCAGTAGCGCAGTACATGGTTGAGATCATGCAGCACGGCGATGACTCCGTAACCGCGTTGGCGGCATAGTGAGCGGGCCAGTGCCAGTATTCTGTGCTGTTGTTTGAGATCCTGTGCCGAGGTCGGTTCGTCCAGCACCAGCAAGGGTGGTTGTGTGGCCTGGCTCAATTGCAGTAGCACCCTGGCCAGATGGACTCTTTGCTTCTCTCCTCCGGACAGTGATGGGAATGCCCTGCCCATCAGGTGGTGGCAATCCGTGTCTTTCATCAAAGCAGCCACCTGCTGTCTGCCTTCCTGACGGGACAGGGAAAGTGGGATCATTCCCATGGCAACAATTTCGTCGGCAGTAAATGAAAAGCCAATCTGGCTGAACTGGGGAAGTGCGGCTAGGTGTCGCGCCCTGTCCAGTGGATCCCACTGGCGCAAGGATCGCTGATAAAAAAGGATGTCACCGGTGACAGGCAGATCACCGCCGATGGCCCTGAGCAAGGTGGATTTTCCCGACCCGTTTGGACCGGCGACCCCCACCATCATGCCCGTGCCGATGCTCAGTTGCTCAACGACAAGGTGTGGCACTTTGCCGTGTTGAGAACGGAGATTGGTCAATTCAAGCATAGCGGTAGGCCCTAGTTCCATTGACGCCGTTGCTGGATTAACAGCGCCAGAAAAAAGGGCGCCCCCAGTAGTGCAGTGACCAGACCCACCGGCAGTTCTGCCGGCTGTACCACCAGTCTTGCCATGAGGTCCGCCACCAGCAGGAGCAGGGCACCGCAGAGTGCAGAGAGCGGGATCAGGCTGCGGTGGTCAGGCCCGGTCACCAGCCTTACCAGGTGCGGTACCACCAGACCAATAAAACCAATAATACCGGCGTAGGCGACGGAGATGCCGACCCCAACGGCGACCAGAATAATCAGCTGCTGTTTGAGCCCTTCCACGTTGATACCGAGGTAGCGAGCCTCACATTCCCCGAGTACCAGTGCATTCAATGCGGACGTCTTCCTTTGGAATGCAATAGCCAGGGCCACAACGGTGAAAAATCCCAGCCACAGGTTTACCTGACTGGCGCCGGCAAGACTGCCCATCTGCCACAGGCTCAATTGGCGAAGCTTTTCATCGTTTGAAAAGTAGCTGATAAAACCGATGGTCGCACCGGCAAAGGCGGAGATGGCCACTCCGGCCAACAGGAGTACCAGTACTGAGGTGCCCTGTTTCGACCGGGACAGGCTGTAGACCAGCATTGTGGTGAGCAGGCCGGCGACAAAAGCACTCACGGGCACGGCCAGAGGACCTATGGAGGCGGGAAAAATAGCGATAGCAACAATAGCGCCGACCGCAGCCCCGGAGGAAACGCCGATAATGCCGGGGTCTGCCAGTGGATTGCGGAACAGTCCCTGCATCACTGCGCCACACTGTGCCAGCATGGCGCCGACAAACACAGACAGCAGCAGCCTCGGCAGTCTCAGCTCAGTGACGACTACCCGCTGGTAATCATCCAGTGTGCTCCAGTGGGTGCCGAACAGGGTATCGCAGAGTGCCAGTAGGCTCTCTGTTGGCGGTAAATCCAGCGCGCCCTGCAGTAGCGACAGCAAGCTGCCGAGGATAATCATGGCAACCAGCGCGATACCGGAGATCATAACGGGGAGTCGCATCAGTTCGCCTTTACTGCAAGGATCAGTTGTCTGGCTTCTTCAATGGACGCTAGGCTCAGTCCTGCGACCAGTGTGCTGCCATCAACGGCAATAATGTGCCCGAATCGGGCGGCCCGGCTGTGCGTCAGTACCGGATTGCTTTTGATAAAGCTATCCAGAGCGTGGTCTTTTTCCTGCCCGGCGAGAATGATGATGTCGGG is a window from the Porticoccus hydrocarbonoclasticus MCTG13d genome containing:
- a CDS encoding sodium-dependent transporter — protein: MSSPRGQFSSRIGFILAASGSAVGLGNIWGFPTNAAENGGGAFVLVYFLLAFCLAYPALMAELIIGRHTRANMVSALQIISPGKNARLLGKLTGFYGIIVAALILSFYSIVAGWMLAYLLEPMVNLSGLPGLANWLTAFSAPRNLLFCAIFLVVTCAVISSGVEHGIEKWSCRLMPALLAMMVFLIVYVLTQPGAVDGLKLYLIPDFSRIGDPKLILSALGQAFFSLSLGVGTMLIYGSYLRPDDNLPAMGAIVTALDSSVAFLAGLLVLPAMFVARHQGVEIYTAQGTLMAGPDLIFQTLPALFQTMAGGTVVALLFFTLLSIAALTSSISMLEVPVSYTLEQHVASRPMATWLSGAIVFAISTVIVMNFDTLFAVVVTLTTRYSQPLLGLMLCVFATWVWRRDQVLEEIRRGLPDVQHSLFWRIWPGYAKFCCPALILMVLAQSLMN
- a CDS encoding quinone oxidoreductase family protein; the protein is MVKIAGNAITDQGSVFACEQWRANMKAVVLDSLGGPEKLTLRDIERKAPGPGEVSVKLAASALNRRDLWITQGKYPKIELPCVPGSDGAGVIDELGEGVQNELLGQQVVIYPAKNWGPEQRHYGPDFRVLGMPDQGTFAEYICVAASDVYPKPAHLDWPQAAAIPLAGLTAWRAVTTQGDVQPGHRVLITGAGSGVSTFAVLWCLNLGAEVYVSSGSNEKLAHAKVMGVTGGENYRDPACYKKLRQQSGGFHTVIDSAGGDALNSLLDSLLPGGRLVFFGATLGNPAKGLELAKLFFRQIRIQGTTMGSNAEFAAMIDFVTAHRILPVIDRVMALEDAVAAHQRMEGFSHTGKIVLLND
- a CDS encoding universal stress protein, encoding MYKNILVPTDLTDKNEPAIREALSMAFQSGGQLHLLHVLEKLGGETDGELEAFYQKLASQADETLTRWQQHFQSEFPGVPIEKLIAVGKRAPEIIHYCREVKIDLIVMAARIIKPEQQSFGTLSHQVALFAPVSVLMVR
- a CDS encoding Hsp20 family protein translates to MATVDLTPLYRSTIGFDRLEPLLETALRTEQTSTVYPPYDIEVLDENRYAITIAVAGFDRAELDIQVEKGVLTVYGKKASDKTSRNYLHQGIARRAFERKFNLADHVEVTSADLNNGLLTISLLKEIPEAMKPRTIPISDGGNVFENSDNSSQAA
- a CDS encoding DegQ family serine endoprotease, encoding MHQFRHFMLAVSMLLVVGFTQAALPLHDGSDRELPSLSPMLKSVSPAVVNIATFSSQQATNNPLMNDPFFRHFFNAPDPRQQRQQPPRKRQQSAGSGVIVNADDGIVMTNYHVIKGADEVQVSMEDGRSFTAKVRGSDPELDIAILQIEADNLAEVPLGDSGKLEVGDFVVAIGSPFGLGQTVTTGIVSALDRTGLGIEGYENFIQTDASINPGNSGGALVSLRGELVGINTAILAPAGGNIGIGFAIPINMAKASMDQILEYGEVKRGQLGIGIQDITPELREAFNLENGQRGVLVTGVSDDSTAKKAGVQAGDVIIAVDGEATNSSGQLRSQIGIKSIGDEVRLTYIRDGKVKKVDIEVGEPQQLTSTTGELHKLLEGARFENNPDGEGVLVSGLSPNSVAAYNGLRPGDVILGANRQRVTNLDSFKKALSLSKQSVLLHVNRNGNSLYLVIR
- a CDS encoding PA2779 family protein, with the translated sequence MNNQSVRQLVCYILVSMVMFAGLVSQSHAVMVGTDTVAAEVSSDLGREEIKDLLARQDVSDKLTSLGVDIADVSDRVDSMSDAEVAELNQQMADLPAGGVLGTIALVLLILILLDVAGVTDIFPGV
- a CDS encoding PA2778 family cysteine peptidase — encoded protein: MISRVFFLCSVLLSGCVSTPQTDQLLAGQAEDSSRHVSHIIEGVPFFPQNDYHCGPAALATVLSASGLSTVVPDDLVSKVYVPDRKGSFQVEMLAAARSYGRIPYIIEPRLEHLIGEVQADNPVLVLQNLGVSWYEVWHYAVVVGYDLSSEKLVMHSGEKKRRMTRLGVFEQTWQRSDYWGVILLKPGKLPRQVDEQKYFLSVIDFGRNNPAVDVEKAYQAGLERWPNSKIFGFALANLHYDMGKLPEALAGYRRLLTVAPDFAPAYNNLAQLLFELGEHTEAIAMAEQAVALGGPHASMYQKTLDALRQ